The proteins below are encoded in one region of Nitrosopumilus sp.:
- the thsB gene encoding thermosome subunit beta, translating to MGMQATSKGTMPVVLLKEGGSETKGRDAQKNNIAAAKIIAEIVHTSLGPRGMDKMLVDSLGDVTITNDGATILKEIDVQHPAAKMLVEISKTTDNEVGDGTTSAVILAGALLSQAESLIDQDVHPTIIVDGYRKAARKAKEYLENIADKISPNDKTILNKIAKTSMQTKLVRKDSDLLADIIVKSVLAVAEKNGEKYDVDIDDIKVEKKAGGSIKDSMIIQGIVLDKEIVHGGMPRRINDAKIALINTALEISKTETDAKINISNPQQLKSFLDEENRMLKTMVDKVIGSGANVVLCQKGLDDMAQHYLAKAGIIAVRRIKESDLTKLAKATGARIVTNLDDLFEKDLGSAELVEERKIEEDKWVFIEGCKHPKSVTLLLRGGSQRVVDEVERSVHDALMVVKDVILKPEIVAGGGAPETFAATKIRNWAKSLEGREQLAAEKFADALEEIPLTLAENAGMDPIDTLTLLRSKQQKGEKWTGIDVMKAKIGNMKSSDIIEPLAVKLQIVSAAAEAACMILRIDDVIATQKSSGGPPGGGEGMPGMGGMPGMGGMPGMGGMPDMGGMM from the coding sequence ATGGGTATGCAAGCTACATCCAAAGGAACTATGCCAGTTGTATTACTAAAAGAAGGCGGTTCAGAAACTAAGGGTAGAGATGCTCAAAAGAATAATATTGCTGCAGCCAAAATTATTGCTGAAATCGTTCATACTAGTCTAGGTCCACGAGGCATGGATAAAATGCTAGTTGACTCATTAGGTGATGTTACTATAACTAATGATGGTGCAACCATCTTAAAAGAAATCGATGTTCAACATCCAGCTGCAAAAATGCTGGTTGAAATTTCCAAAACTACTGATAATGAAGTAGGAGATGGTACAACCTCTGCAGTTATCTTAGCAGGTGCCTTGCTTTCACAAGCTGAATCATTAATAGATCAAGATGTACATCCAACAATCATAGTTGATGGTTATAGAAAAGCTGCACGAAAAGCAAAGGAATACCTTGAAAACATCGCAGATAAAATTTCACCAAATGACAAAACTATTCTAAATAAAATTGCAAAAACTTCAATGCAAACTAAACTTGTAAGAAAAGACTCAGATCTACTTGCCGATATTATTGTAAAATCAGTATTGGCTGTTGCTGAAAAGAATGGTGAAAAATATGATGTTGACATTGATGATATTAAAGTAGAAAAGAAAGCAGGAGGATCAATTAAAGATTCAATGATTATTCAAGGTATTGTTCTTGACAAAGAAATTGTTCATGGAGGAATGCCAAGAAGAATCAATGATGCTAAAATTGCATTAATTAACACCGCATTAGAAATTAGTAAGACTGAAACTGATGCAAAAATTAACATTTCAAACCCTCAACAACTAAAATCATTTCTAGATGAAGAAAATAGAATGTTGAAAACAATGGTTGACAAAGTAATTGGTTCTGGTGCAAATGTAGTTTTATGTCAAAAAGGACTTGATGACATGGCTCAACACTATCTTGCAAAAGCAGGAATCATTGCTGTTAGAAGAATTAAGGAAAGCGATCTTACAAAATTAGCAAAAGCAACAGGCGCAAGAATAGTTACAAATCTTGATGATCTTTTTGAAAAGGATCTAGGAAGTGCTGAACTTGTTGAAGAAAGAAAAATTGAAGAGGATAAATGGGTGTTCATTGAAGGATGTAAACATCCAAAATCTGTTACATTACTTTTACGCGGAGGTTCACAAAGAGTAGTAGATGAGGTTGAACGTTCTGTTCATGATGCATTAATGGTAGTAAAAGATGTAATTTTAAAGCCTGAAATTGTTGCAGGTGGAGGTGCTCCTGAAACATTCGCTGCAACAAAAATTAGAAACTGGGCTAAATCTTTAGAAGGAAGAGAACAATTAGCTGCAGAAAAATTTGCCGATGCATTAGAAGAAATTCCATTAACGTTAGCTGAAAATGCTGGAATGGATCCAATTGATACACTAACACTTCTTCGTTCTAAACAACAGAAAGGAGAAAAATGGACTGGAATTGACGTAATGAAAGCAAAGATTGGTAATATGAAATCTAGTGACATTATTGAACCACTTGCAGTTAAACTTCAAATTGTTTCTGCAGCAGCAGAAGCTGCATGTATGATTCTTAGAATAGATGATGTAATTGCTACACAGAAATCTAGTGGAGGACCACCTGGTGGTGGAGAAGGAATGCCTGGAATGGGTGGAATGCCTGGAATGGGTGGAATGCCTGGAATGGGTGGAATGCCTGACATGGGCGGAATGATGTAA
- the glnA gene encoding type I glutamate--ammonia ligase, giving the protein MPYKVSHGKPIQVTYSPDEVFARIQHEGIQFIDLQFTGLTGHFHHTTISANTFTPEQMRDGLPKLDGSSIVGFTTIDDSDLLLKPDPNTFAIIPWMTENKTARLLCDIYWGENRGRLSRDPRGISQKAEEFVKTQGFDFSTWGPEVEFFVFDKVHWDVLTPYKGQSYSIESKEAPWSQSGDGYPMGLQEGYYPSTPSDTLTPYRNECVNILNQNFGILCDNHHHEVATAGQCEIDIRYDQMTNAADAAQSYKYVIKNVAQKYGKVATMMPKPVAMDAGSGMHVNVSLWKGKENAFFDPDDEIELSQIGRYFCGGIINHAKALSAFGNPTTNSYHRLVPGYEAPAYIAWSSGNRSAIVRVPKHLKGKQYSNLKRLEFRAPDPSSNPYLVFAAVTAAGMDGIKKKIDPGEQIRDDIFKMTKSDRAKRGIGVLPKSLGEALDELECDRKFLSPIYTNDVIDKIIELERRDQREIAIRPHPHEFYLYFDV; this is encoded by the coding sequence TTGCCCTATAAAGTCAGTCACGGTAAACCGATTCAAGTAACATATTCGCCTGATGAAGTTTTCGCTAGAATTCAGCATGAAGGCATTCAATTTATTGATCTACAATTTACTGGTCTTACAGGTCATTTTCACCATACAACAATTTCAGCAAATACTTTTACCCCAGAACAAATGAGAGACGGATTACCAAAATTAGATGGTTCATCTATTGTGGGTTTTACAACAATAGATGACTCAGATCTATTACTAAAACCAGATCCAAATACATTTGCAATAATTCCTTGGATGACTGAAAATAAAACTGCTAGGCTTCTTTGTGATATCTATTGGGGAGAAAACAGAGGAAGATTATCAAGAGACCCAAGAGGAATTTCTCAAAAAGCAGAGGAATTCGTCAAAACTCAGGGTTTTGATTTTAGTACATGGGGACCAGAAGTGGAGTTTTTTGTATTTGATAAGGTACATTGGGATGTTTTGACACCATATAAAGGACAATCATATTCAATTGAATCAAAGGAAGCTCCATGGAGTCAATCTGGAGACGGATATCCAATGGGATTGCAAGAAGGATATTATCCAAGTACACCATCAGATACACTTACACCATATAGAAATGAATGTGTGAATATTCTCAACCAAAATTTTGGAATATTATGTGACAATCATCATCATGAAGTTGCAACTGCAGGACAATGTGAAATAGATATCAGATATGATCAAATGACAAATGCTGCAGATGCTGCACAATCGTACAAATATGTAATTAAAAATGTTGCACAAAAATATGGAAAAGTTGCAACAATGATGCCAAAACCAGTTGCTATGGATGCAGGTTCTGGAATGCATGTTAATGTTAGTTTATGGAAAGGAAAGGAAAATGCATTTTTTGATCCAGATGACGAGATAGAATTAAGTCAAATTGGAAGATATTTTTGTGGTGGAATAATCAATCATGCAAAGGCACTATCTGCATTTGGCAATCCTACTACCAATTCATATCATAGACTAGTTCCAGGATATGAAGCGCCGGCATACATTGCATGGAGTTCAGGAAATCGTTCTGCTATTGTGAGAGTTCCAAAACATCTTAAAGGAAAGCAATATTCAAATCTTAAAAGACTAGAATTTAGAGCGCCTGATCCTTCTTCAAATCCATATCTTGTATTTGCTGCAGTAACAGCAGCAGGAATGGATGGAATTAAAAAGAAGATAGATCCTGGAGAACAAATTCGTGATGATATTTTCAAGATGACTAAATCAGACAGAGCTAAAAGAGGAATTGGAGTTCTTCCAAAAAGCCTAGGGGAGGCATTAGATGAACTTGAATGTGACAGAAAATTCCTTAGCCCAATTTACACTAATGATGTAATTGACAAGATTATAGAATTAGAAAGAAGAGATCAACGTGAAATAGCTATTAGACCACATCCACATGAATTTTATCTATACTTTGATGTCTAG
- a CDS encoding serine hydroxymethyltransferase — MVKSANKKSYDKIFTKLKEHHKWFENSIPLIASENIPSPAVREAIISDFGNRYAEGWPGERVYAGCLYIDDVEFECMKLAKKLFKAQFADVRPISGVVANLAVYSAFTNPGDVMLAPSIPAGGHISHGKKEHSGTAGLVHGLEIEFYPFDAEEMTIDIDKTKQKIKDLKKENRVPKMAMFGGSLFLFPHPVKELSDFLKSYDIHINYDAAHVAGLIAGGKFQDPLREGADTMTMSTHKTLFGPQGGLVLGSEKHEEVIKKATFPGLTSSHHIHHMAGKAVAFTEVLEFGKKYAVEVIKNAKVLAEALNDIGFKVLGERRGFTESHQIAVNVLDYSDGGNVEANLEKANIIVNRQLIPGDIKAGRNYFHPGGIRLGVSEITRLGMKKNEMEEIASFIKQVVIDKKDPKKILSKVKNFRKDFQKVKFCFDNKLGAYEYVKLR, encoded by the coding sequence ATGGTCAAATCAGCAAATAAAAAATCTTATGATAAAATTTTTACAAAATTGAAGGAACATCATAAATGGTTTGAAAATTCAATTCCATTAATTGCAAGTGAAAATATTCCAAGTCCAGCTGTTAGAGAGGCAATAATTTCTGATTTTGGTAATAGATATGCTGAAGGATGGCCTGGAGAACGGGTTTATGCTGGTTGTCTATACATTGATGATGTTGAATTTGAATGTATGAAACTAGCCAAAAAATTATTCAAAGCACAATTTGCTGACGTGAGACCAATTTCAGGAGTAGTTGCGAATTTGGCAGTATATTCTGCTTTTACTAATCCAGGTGATGTAATGTTAGCACCATCAATACCTGCTGGTGGACATATTTCTCATGGTAAAAAAGAACATTCGGGAACTGCAGGTTTAGTTCACGGATTAGAAATCGAATTCTATCCATTTGATGCAGAAGAAATGACAATTGATATTGACAAAACAAAACAAAAGATAAAAGATCTTAAAAAAGAGAATCGAGTTCCAAAGATGGCAATGTTTGGTGGTTCATTGTTTTTGTTTCCACATCCAGTCAAAGAATTATCAGATTTTCTAAAAAGTTATGATATACATATTAATTATGATGCAGCTCATGTTGCTGGATTAATTGCAGGTGGCAAATTTCAAGATCCTTTACGAGAGGGAGCTGATACTATGACTATGAGTACTCATAAGACTTTGTTTGGACCTCAAGGAGGTTTAGTTTTAGGTTCTGAAAAACACGAAGAAGTAATTAAAAAAGCAACATTTCCTGGTCTTACTAGTAGTCATCATATTCATCATATGGCTGGAAAAGCTGTAGCATTTACAGAAGTTTTAGAATTTGGAAAAAAATATGCAGTTGAGGTTATAAAAAATGCAAAGGTGCTTGCAGAAGCTCTTAATGATATAGGATTCAAAGTATTAGGAGAAAGAAGAGGATTTACAGAATCACATCAGATTGCAGTAAATGTTTTAGATTATTCTGATGGTGGTAACGTAGAAGCTAATTTAGAAAAAGCTAACATCATAGTAAACAGACAACTTATTCCAGGAGATATTAAAGCAGGAAGAAACTATTTCCATCCAGGTGGAATTAGATTAGGGGTTTCTGAAATTACGCGACTTGGAATGAAAAAGAATGAGATGGAAGAGATTGCATCTTTCATAAAACAAGTTGTAATTGATAAAAAGGATCCAAAAAAGATACTTTCTAAAGTAAAAAATTTCAGAAAGGACTTTCAAAAAGTAAAATTTTGTTTTGATAATAAGCTAGGTGCTTATGAATATGTCAAACTGAGATAA